The genomic region GACTGTAGAGGATTCTGTGACCTTGAGCAGCCACGGTCAGTCCTATATTCATATCCTGTTGGTAGCAGATTCccgtttcccaaaagcatcttaaggctaagttcatcatTAGACTCATTGAGGTCAATTCTATACAATGTAGCAATTTCAATCGTCGCATCGCCCAGAACAAGGAGTCGCTAAAGCACGATGAAACATGTAAAGCCCCCTCCGGCCAAACCCTACTCTAacaacgttgggccaattgtgagccgccctatgagTCTCCCGATCACGGACGGTTGtgacagcccgggatcaaacccaggtctgtagtgacgcctctagcactgccttacaccactgcaccactcgggaggccccctgCCCAATTATTTCAATAGCAGGAAATCCCTGAGTTACTTAATTACATAATTTAAACTAGAAAAAGTCATTTTCCGAAGCAAAATAGTATGTTTCAGTTTACCATGCACACAGCTCATGTGTTCCTCAGTGAGAGTGACCTCCACAGGTTTCTCTCTGACAATAGAGTACGATGAGGCCTCTGGTTCCCTTCTTCCACTCTCCACCAGACCACCCATCTGACTGGACTGGTAGTCTCCTGAGTAACCATTCAACCGGTTGTCTGCAGGGACGACAAAGGTCTAGTAAGTGAATAGCGAGATAATTATAGTATAGTTTATATAAAAATGGTGATACCTTTTGAGATGCATAGTCAGTCATTTAAACATATTAGCCCAGTGCCAACACAAGCGTTCCAATTTTGCCAACAGTGGGTATATTAAATAAGAATTCTGTTTGCCAGCAAAAAATAGAGACTTGAGTGTACACTCTCAGTTGTTTTGATCATATCAACAGCGCTTTAGAACACCGAGTCTTCAGTTTGTCAGATACACCTTCCATGGGATCATCTCACCTCTTTCAGACCCACCGAGCCGCTCGTCATCTGACAGTGGGCTACTCAGAACCGGGTCCACTCCCGTCCTCTGGCGGTTGGAATACAAACTATACCGACGCCAACTCCTCGCCCTCCTGTGCCCCAGGGTGCCCACCCACTGTGCCCGGTGACGCCAGGTCTTCCAATGCTGAGTGAGACGGAGCCGTAGACCTTCATGAGAGTGGAGCTTCCTCCACCGCCTCAGCCTGCGCTGCCTGAGCCCGTTGAGCCTGGACTGGATAGGGACACTGGAAAAGTCACTGGCTTCAGGTTCAGCCTGGTTGTTGTCATGGTCATCCAGTGGTGATTGCAGCTGGTGATGATGATTCTGCTCTTGTAGGGATGTGGTGGGGACCATGTGTGGGACCTCCCATACGACCTcagcctcctctccttcctcctcagccATCTGTccttcctcatcatcatcatcccagcCCTCATCTTCAAAATCTTCCTCATCGttttccccctccacctcctcccaggCCACCCTTTCCTTCTGGCCCAGCTTTAGGGGCATGGGGCTGGGTATCTGGTGGGTTGAGGTGGGGTCCATCTCCAGGTGACCCCCGGAGATTGCTATACCACCACCTCCATCCCCACTGTCCTCCTGGCCCACAGCTAGGCCCAGCTGCCCCTGCCAACAGTTCTGTGCTAGGCTGCTACCACTGTCCCTCATGGTCCACGGGCACCCCACGACCTGCGCCAGCTCGTCGCCTGGGGAACGAGTAAGGTGGAGAAATTAGAGACAAATGTCACATGATGCACCTCCAATGTTTTTCAGTAGGTAGGACACTACAATAATAAGCAAATATACAACATGCAGTATGACTGTAACCACGTGGGTTTCTGCAACTCATTAGGGCATAAAACTAGTACATTACTTTCCGGTTAGCCTATTTATTGTAAGCAGCTCAACGCTTCTAAATTTCAACATAGCGTGCATTAATGCATTTACATCCTGTGCCTTGCGAACGCCATTCATTTTGGTAGTCATTAATTGTAACATTCAGCTGCGAGCTAGCAGGCTGCACTTTATTTAAGAAACCTGTGAACTGGAAACAAAAGATAATTATTGACGATGCAGAAAAGTGAATGATATGTCATAATGTATTCAATGTTGCTCACAGGCAAGGTTGCTAGTTAACTATGCAGTTGATAGCTGTCGTTTGCAGCTAACGTTAGCAGCtgataactagctaacgttaatggGATAGCGATGAAACATGTTTAGTTTGCTTCGACAGGACCGAAGTTTTACTAACTTTAAACTATCAAAACTATTTTACAGTTTGGCATGCACATTGTATAAGCAATGCATTAGTAACCAATTAAGCGAAAAACGATGCTAGCTACTTAGCAAGGatatagcttgctagctacttcgaAAGCTAACATCAGCTAAATAGCAACATAAACTGCCGGTCGCCTATCGTTTTTAAATCAAGTAAAATGCAACCCCGCACTCACCGTTAAACTGCAGTTTAGTGCAAATGTGCTTCTTATATACAGTTAAACGTTTGCGTAGTGTTTGAAATTATTTTTGGGACCAAAACAGACGCGACTTTTCTGTTAAACCTCATTCAATGAAGCAGACACTGATGTAGTAAAGCAGTCGTCACCACCACTCCCCCCAGCTAACATTGATCCCTTTCCGGACTTCCGGTTTCAAGAAAATAACATCGCTTTTAACAGAAAGGGATGGCagtaatacatattttttaattttttaaaattatttttattttcatttcacaTTCAAATACAACTATTGAAATAAATGTTTGATAGTCTTTAAGAGGTGCAAAGGAAGAAACAGTGAGGAAAAGCGAATTTATGCTAAAAACCCTCTCGTCTGACAACACACGAAACCCGTCGCACTGCATCGCGTCATTTATGACCTATCTTAAGCGGTGCAGGGTAAGGTGCAGGTAAGAGTAGCACATTTTCGGCATTTTCTAAGATTTTGCTTCTCATGAAGTTAGAAAAAATGTGTTATATAAGCTATGGATGTGCTGCATAATAGAAAATAGACATTATACGCAGTGGAAGCCGTGAAATTATGACACGCGGTGAGTTCTCAGTGAGCTGTGTTCTATTATGAAAGTTGTTTTGTTTATTTGCCTGTTGGTGTCAACAAAATGGCACGTTGATGTAGTCTAGGTGACTGTGACAATTAATATTATGAGGGTGACAGCTATTTGCTGGTAGAGCAAGTCTACGTGATGTCATGCAGGGTTTTGTCAGAAATTGACCCTTGCTCTACATAGCTGATTGTCTGGAAGGGACTTTTGAACTACACAACACGTGTCCTCCACTGCCAttgcgtgctctctctctctctctctctctctctctgcaggtgcTGTTATCCAGCTAGCTAAGCATCTTGTTCTTTTCATTAAAGTGCCTTACATAATATAATGAGTGTCCACAGCTACACCAAGGCTAAGTACGACCGGAGTGACAAGATGGAGATGGGTCTGCCTGA from Oncorhynchus kisutch isolate 150728-3 linkage group LG9, Okis_V2, whole genome shotgun sequence harbors:
- the LOC109896852 gene encoding sentrin-specific protease 3-like — its product is MRDSGSSLAQNCWQGQLGLAVGQEDSGDGGGGIAISGGHLEMDPTSTHQIPSPMPLKLGQKERVAWEEVEGENDEEDFEDEGWDDDDEEGQMAEEEGEEAEVVWEVPHMVPTTSLQEQNHHHQLQSPLDDHDNNQAEPEASDFSSVPIQSRLNGLRQRRLRRWRKLHSHEGLRLRLTQHWKTWRHRAQWVGTLGHRRARSWRRYSLYSNRQRTGVDPVLSSPLSDDERLGGSERDNRLNGYSGDYQSSQMGGLVESGRREPEASSYSIVREKPVEVTLTEEHMSCVHGILDDSLQKYGSLIPIHADDVVEKLKDIFNDNFSQPHRKVVVQHLIQSYQRSSGTAMVRGFRVNYKRHVLTMDDLSTLYGQNWLNDQVMNMYGDLVMDSVSEKVHFFNSFFYDKLRTKGYDGVKRWTKNVDIFKKDLLLIPIHLEVHWSLVSVDIPRRAITYFDSQRTLNRRCPKHIAKYLQAEAVKKDQRDFLTGWKGYFKMNVGRQNNDSDCGAFVLQYCKTLALGQPFSFGQQDMPKLRRLMYKELCHCKLSL